Within Chaetodon auriga isolate fChaAug3 chromosome 7, fChaAug3.hap1, whole genome shotgun sequence, the genomic segment atcatgttttcagtggagtaTCCCTTTTATTAGAAAACTgtagaaacaaagaaacaaacaaaaatacttttaGGAATGATTTGCCAGGTTTGTGGAAGAAGAAAGTTTGAacttttctctcttgctctctttttaaaattctgtaCACAACTATTTCTGCCACTATACATGTGCACAAATGAGTGCACATGCAATGCCTTCCAGGAGAGACTGTGCACTGTTTGCCTTGGTAGTTACAACACACAACCAGAAACTTGCTAACCCGATATGTACAGAAGGTTTAGATTTGATTAGATTCatctttattgtcatcgtcagagcgcaacacagagacaacgaaatgcagtttagcatctaaccagaagggcaaatagtcataatatatgaacaaatataaatacatgtaagtagtgcaagtggcatgaagtataaaaagtataaacagtatgaggtaggtgTAGGTAGTGCAAGTGATTTCTgttaaaccataaaaacatgtgcaacactgTATGTAGACAAAGAAGGTGTGTATTATGAGGAGTTTTAATTTGCAGGAAAGCATCTCTCCAACATGCAAAACAACTGGTGGTGACGACACTGCGGTGAGCAAAGTTTGGTGTCCCCTTGAGTTGTAGTTGCCCCTATAAAGCcttcacacacagtcctctcTCAGAAGGCTACACAGAGGTCAGCAGACGACGTTCATCCATGAAACTGTGTGCCACAGTGCCTTCTTACTGCAAGGAAGGTTTGGTAATCTGATGGTCTTCTGTCCTTTGACCTGTTGATGTCAAATTTATTGTAGGTACATgtgatatttttgtgtgttgtgttaacTAAAGGTTCATCAATTGCTGCTGTGAAGATGTTAAAAGTGTAATTATTTGAGCTTTTGTGGCAACAGTAATTGTGGCACTGTCTAAAACTCTTGGATGTTTCAGAAATATATGGCAGCCAATAACTCTGTGATTGTTGGTGAATCCTCAGTGACCAAGGTCAATGATCGGGTCATTTTGGTTCAGATTTTAGTGGTAGTGTTCCTTTGCATCAACTTTCTGTTAATCACAACCTTTTTTATGAAGGATTTCTTCTATACAACCATGCGCTACATCTTATTTGCTAACACATTACTGTCTGATTGTCTGTTTTTACTCATGACTGATGTCCTGCTCATTTTGAGCTACTTCCATTTTACCATGCAAATGTGGTTGTGTCTTCTTATGtatattgttttgtctgtgcacaCTTTTGTAACACCACTTACTCTGACAGCAATGACTCTGGAGCGTTACGTGGCCATTTGCATGCCCCTGCGGCACACAGATCTGTGCTCCACACGCAGCTCTCTGCGCTGTGTCCTCATCATTCACGGCCTCAGCTCTGTACCCTGCTTTGTTATTCTGTCCATCTTCTTTGCATCTGCGACCCACAGCTATTATTATCAAGGCACAGTGTGTTCTGTGGAAATATTCATCTTACACAGTTGGCAGGGTCATCTTAGGTCAGCTGTAAGTCAGTTTTACTTCTTAATTATGTGTATCACCATTTTATTCTCTTATATTGAAATCATGAAAGTGGCTAAAGCTGCATCAGGAGAGAATAAAAAGTCGACCTGGAAAGGGCTCAGGACTGTGATTCTTCATGccttccagctgctgctttgtctcttcCAGCTGTGGTGTCCATTCATAGAAACTGCTACTTTACAGATTAATTTTATGTTATACATCAATGTCAGATATTTTAACTACATTACTTTCATTCTTACTCCAAGATGTCTGAGTCCTCTCATTTATGGCCTCAGGGACgaaatgttttttcatgcactGAAATACTATGCTCTCTGTGGCTTGTATAAGAAaccattgttttttttggattgaTGAAGTCATGATAATACGCTACTGAAGtaatatgtttttttatgtgtgtctctttatttatgttgttattATGGTACTGATGAATATACATTCCCTGTACATTAGCTTGCAATACATTAAAGACACCCCACTTTCATCCCTTGACTGTTTCTAATTTGATATGAAATGTGTATCAGTAATGAACCAAAGCActaaatcaacattttaaaatcagcttGGAAAAAATCGAATTACTTCTTACAATGAGAACTTGAAATAAATGTTCTTATGCTGCATATTCTGAATGTGTGCCTGTATCATTAATACTGCAGCCTCTGGCTCCATAAATCCGTTGCTCTATGAGCTGTCGTCTCAAACAGCGTACCATGAAGGTTAAAGACCTGAAAGAGCGATTACACTCTCTGCAGGTGATACTGCACTGGCCTCACCTTTCATGGGGCACCTGAAAGTAGATTTTGTCACATAACAGTCCTCACTGTGattggttttgagtgaaatgtctcaaaactATTATTGGTTTGCCCTGACATTTGCCACACATATTCATATTCCCCTCTGAATGAAATGTAATACCTTTGGTGCATCCTCTTGACTGTTACTACTACTGCAATCATAAAGTCAAaatttgtgtttggtgctaacTTGTGCAAAGAGTAACTTCTAATAACCTAAAATGAAAGTGAGCATggtaacattagcatgttagcattgttattgtgggCGTGTTACTGTAGAGTGCTAGCAGGAGCATTTAACTCTAAGCACcactgtacttgagtacagCCTCAGatagctgctagcatggctgtagactcttagctCTTTTTCATACTGCCAGTCCAAATCTGTTTGAATCTGTTGAATCgactttgttttccaaaatTGAGGTTTAATGTTTGTGCAGCTAATAACAGTGCAGCCCAGAAAAAACATGTATCCATCAGTTAAAACTCTTGATAAAACAGCTTAAAATGTGAAATCCTTTAAATACAATCTGGTGTTATACTGGGGCCTACAAGCCAGGTGCCACTTCAGTAATGGCGGCTTGTTTACATCCAGCTACAACTTTACAGAGAGCCACTGAGGGGAAAGCGGTAATGACGACACTGTGGTGAGCAGACCCTGGGGCACTACGTGGCCATTTGAGTGGCCCTGCACCATGCAGAGCTGTGCTCCACATGCAGCAGTATGCGCTGCATCCTCATCACTCACAGGCTGTATTTGGGTGGTTGAGCCCTGCATGTCGTTACAGAATGCCTTCATTAACCTTTTCAACACCAAGCCAGcctattttccatttttcagttGTAGAAGCGGCAGCATCTTATTTGCTGGGGGTGGTGTTGGTGATGGCCCAGGACCTGGGCTCCTTTCTTTGATAACAGTTGGAGCTTTGTTAATGAGGTGCCGGTCCATCGCAGCAGTCTGCTTCGCTGCAGGTGCGTGACTGCCTGACCTCTGCCAGGTATCAGAACAGTAGCGTCATGTGAGCAACAGCACTGCTTGTGTCGGTGTGTGCTCGAGACAGAAATGGaaattgaatgaaaataaaatgatggcTTAATGTAGGATTTGGATTCTGACCTTAACTAGTAAATATAATTTTTTGCACCTCCATCATATTATTGATCTAGATATGGATAACAAGGATCATGATTAAGCTCGGTGATAATGCTGCCGTCAAACCAGTCATTAATCTTTGGGCGACCTTTTGAAGGCTAAGAAAATATGACTTCAAACCCTTCTTACTGTGAAGTGACAAACAAAGACCCATCAACACATAGAGTATTAAATCATGTACAccaattcattttattttctttctatgtgaaaacaagcaaacaatagttttataaaaaatgtttttgctacaatgaaacaaacaataaacattcCGATCTGATGTTGGATAAACCCCACTGCCATACAATATACACTGGATGATTCAACAATCACTTTCCAGAAGCTCCAGAAGTGGCTGACACTCACTAATCAAATAAATAGAGTTAAATAATGATTTATGCCACAGTAAAAAATTACACATTGTTAGCAATTCATTTGATTCTCTTCCACTGCAAACATGTAAATATCTATTTGTCTTAGTCCTCTCGCAAATAAGCCTCGTGCAGCTCATGCTCCTCGCCATCTTCTCGAAAGGCAGCGTATTCTGCCATCCGTTGGATCTCTTCTACTTTGGTCTCGGCCAGCTTTTTCTCTGCATCCACTGACAGCTTCCGCGCCTCCTCCACCTGCGACTGGGCCACCTGAATGTTTGTCCTCACCGTCATGGACGCCTGCTCAGctcctggaaacacacacatgcaaacattttttatttaaatctccACTGCATGACAACGTATTTCAGCATTACATCAAGCCTGAAGAAACACAGCTGCACTCTGGCTTTCTCACCTGAATTGTGTGCTGCCTCAGCCGCCATTTTACACAAGTTAACAGCGTCGATCCAGGTTGACTCAAAGCGTCTGCATTCATCTAGTCTGTCGCTGACCTGTTAGGACAAAGAGATGAGGCCAACTCAGTACAAAAgatattctgttgtttttgtagaGAGTAAAATCTGATTTGAACAGGAACAACAACGTTTCTCCAAAGAGGACAGCACAATCTGACCTGTGCACGGTGGCCATTGATCACCTCCAGGAGCGAATCCTTCTCAGCTGGGGTCAGTTTTCCCAGTGAGGCTAAGTACCGTCTTTGGACAGCAATGCGTGTGTGCACAGCCTGTTAGCAAACAGAGGGAAGGCAGTCAGGGGCAGCGCAGGGCATTTTTTTGAATAACACACAGTAGTTCTTGCAACACAAGTCTGGAGTTGTACATGTGCAAACCTCTTATTAAATGCAAAGCTATCATGACCCTCTTGATATTATATGTGGATGCAGAGATTGAAATCCTAATGAAAACCTACCTTTGAATAGACTGTGAGGGCATCTATGAGAGCCAAGGTGGTCTGGGAGAGGAAAGTACTTGAGCTGTCTGTAACCACTGAGGCTGCTCTTCTGATCAGGGAGTCATGAGAGAGGTTTTCCACTTGCTGCAAACGGAGGAAAAAAATCTGCGTTTTAACTTCGTCCTTCTCCGCACACAAAATATGAAGAACAAGCATTTTCTGAGGGTTGGAAGATTTGTGCAGCTGTGGTTCATCATCTCTGACCCACCTGTGCAAAAGGGAAAGCGCAAAGCCCACGGCCAACACTCAAAGATGCTCTGCTCAGGTCCGCAGTATCTGTCCATTCCCCCAGATTCTGGACTCCAACCTTCCTGCTTCTGAAGAGGACactctcagagctgctggagaaaaatTAGGACAGAAAATAAGCAGGTTTTTACATCAGTCACGATCAATGGTGTTTCAGCTCAAAGTTTTGTAGTGCAGTCAAATTGGAAAAAGGATCAATAAGCTGCTGAAGCTTATTGAAATTGCCATTTACGCTCTGCTCTGGTGGTCGCAGTGCTTCACCAGGCAGCACCTGGCGGTACAGGTCTAGGCTGTGTTCCAGCTGCACACTATTCATTACATACCTTAGCAAACGGATGcaggctgctcctctcctcagtgCACTCTTGTTGGTCCACCGCAGTGAGAAGTCGGTCTGAGTTTGCAGAAGTCCTCCAGCAGCACGGCTGGCACACACGGAGCACTGACGGACAGCTTGCATTTTGCAGATTAGCTGCTTCTCTTGATGTGATGTATTTGATGTAAAATGAGTTCCTGaatgatttctgttttcaaGCTATTCAAGCTAATTCAAACTAAtctgctgtcactcactgtTGCCTTGTCTTGGTAAAATCAGAGGAATAATCTTCTTCACTGCTTGCAGTCTTTCAGCTTGCTCAACGATGGCCAGCTGTCATGTCCTGTGGGTATTTGTAAGGCCCCAGCACCATTTGATTGCGTAAAAGGTATTGATctgttgacactgaaatgtgCGTATTTGGCTTTATCTGAAAAAGCCCAAAGAGACGGAAACTacgtctgtctctctggctctggtgtgtgtgtgagtgtgtgttcatgagagAGACAATGATTTGTAGTTCAGTCCAATGTAAACCTTTTAGAGAAATTAAGACTATTTTtatctgaaaaatgtctttttttatatgAAGGTTTTGGGTTTGAACTGAGCTCATTCATTGAGGTTTGTTAAACTTTGTACTTTTCtcacatgaaattaaaaattaaaatgaatataatgTGTTAGAAAtcaaaaagagacagacagagaattcAAGCGGCCCAAAGTGTATTTGACAAATAAGCATGAATTTAAATGAAGTCGTCATATTAATGTTGAATATTTGGCTGGAAATCCCTTACTATCTATGGCTGTATGAATTTTACCACCTGTTGTTTTGCAGGGAGTGCAAGACTGCAAGCATTTACATATAAAAATATAGTGCATTGCTAAATTGGTagtcacataaacacaaaccaaatttacagaaaatcagCGAAAGAAAATGCAATTAAGACTGGAATCAGAGATGAGCAGCTGGTGGCGCTAATTCTCTAATTATTTTAGTGAAAATACCCCAGTTGTGTTTGTCATGTCTCACATCTCTTGTTCCCAAAAGTTCATTCTGTGTGACAGCCTGAAAGTAACAAGTCATTTGCTGAGGTGGCATCTGCTGGGGTTCAGGGGCAGCGTTTGTTTTGGACACAGGTTTTGGTCCAATCCCCTGCAGTCCTGATTACTGACGCAAAACTTGCGTAAAGCGCTGACGAGCCCCAGTGAGCCGCTCTCAACAGAGTCAACTTGTTtgccaaacaaatgaaaacgtCAGGTTGCACAATTAGACTCAGGAGCTTTGTGTTAATAATCAGCCAGACTGTTAATTACTGAGCAGGGGACAGCAGACCCGCTGTCTAACCGTACCTCTGGAGGTGGCTCATTGTACCTCACTCCAGTGCTGCCATGTAAGTCATTTAAACTACAGAAACATCTCATTATGGatttcatcatcttcctcaAAGCAGTACTCATGTTGCACCTTCATGTTACCTCTCTGGTGTGATGACTGACTTCAATAACATTGTGAAAGAGTGCGACACTGGACCACAGTCAAAAAAGATAAGGCAGTACATCCACCTGTTTCCTATCAGATCTGTGTCTTCGAATTCTTTGCTTACCTTTTGT encodes:
- the diabloa gene encoding diablo, IAP-binding mitochondrial protein a → MQAVRQCSVCASRAAGGLLQTQTDFSLRWTNKSALRRGAACIRLLSSSESVLFRSRKVGVQNLGEWTDTADLSRASLSVGRGLCAFPFAQQVENLSHDSLIRRAASVVTDSSSTFLSQTTLALIDALTVYSKAVHTRIAVQRRYLASLGKLTPAEKDSLLEVINGHRAQVSDRLDECRRFESTWIDAVNLCKMAAEAAHNSGAEQASMTVRTNIQVAQSQVEEARKLSVDAEKKLAETKVEEIQRMAEYAAFREDGEEHELHEAYLRED
- the LOC143323363 gene encoding odorant receptor 131-2-like, which produces MAANNSVIVGESSVTKVNDRVILVQILVVVFLCINFLLITTFFMKDFFYTTMRYILFANTLLSDCLFLLMTDVLLILSYFHFTMQMWLCLLMYIVLSVHTFVTPLTLTAMTLERYVAICMPLRHTDLCSTRSSLRCVLIIHGLSSVPCFVILSIFFASATHSYYYQGTVCSVEIFILHSWQGHLRSAVSQFYFLIMCITILFSYIEIMKVAKAASGENKKSTWKGLRTVILHAFQLLLCLFQLWCPFIETATLQINFMLYINVRYFNYITFILTPRCLSPLIYGLRDEMFFHALKYYALCGLYKKPLFFLD